ATAAACAGTAACATCCAACATTATTACTTGGGGCCAGGATGTTGCATGAAACTACACTTTCTCTACTGTACTTCCTATGCCAGGCACCCAATGACCCAAATGGGACGGGAACATATAGGTGCATTACATATCAATAATATTCTGATTGAGAGCAACTACTGTTGTGTGAGCATAATTGCAGGTTTTTATCATTTGGATTCTGTAGGCTCCATTTTAAGAAGCAACATTCTAATTTTAGGAATATAATTGTTGTTTCCAAGAATCTCCTATATTTGGAAATTTACTGTCCTAGAAGGCTAGAAGTAATGTTTTTTAGGGGTTACTTTAGCGCAAGAAGGTCAATTCTGATGCACATCAATACTGAAATTGGTGCATGTGATCAGATCTGTATTAACCCTGTCGATCTACTTCTGCTATACTGTCTTTTCTGCTCGGTCTCTTAACTTCTATCGCTTTGAATTGGCACTTGGGGCATATTATTATCTCTTGATATATGGCATGCATGTCCACTCGTTGACTATGTTTCATTGTTGAGTCCGTAAATTATATTATTTTCTTTTGTGATTGCACATAGATATTTGCACTAAATTTTCCTCTTTGTGCATTTACAGTTTTGTTGATCAAAGAACCATGGAAGGGCCGTTCGAGTTGAACCCAAATGCCAGTACTTTCATACCTGGATTCCTGAGTTCATTTGTAGATAAGGCCCCAGAAAAACAAGCAGGTGAGACTAAAAGCACTTTTCTAATGGTTCTGTAGGTTTTGAACTCATAGATTTATTTTATTCACATGACTACACTCAGAGCTGAGCATGTCATAACATTTTCGCAGAGTCATCATCAAAGGGATACCCTTCTACCCTTCTGGTGACACTTTTGATCCTTCGTGGTACGAGGAAAATGACATGGATCCACTTGCTCTAGCCAAAATGCTTGTTTCAATGTCTCCAAATATATACATAGATTTCATTGATGAGTTGCTTAAGGCAAATGATTGTGACATAAGTCTGACCGTTGATATGCTCCACAGATTGCGATATTTTTATATTATTGTGCTGTAAAAATAGTGCTACTTTAAATATTTTATAATCTCAAGAAAGTTATCACAATGGTTCGGGACCCCACCCGCTGTGAAAATAAACCTTCACAGCCGGTTGGCGGCAGAAACCGGCTGTGAAAATGTTGTTTTGAACCTGTGCTGAAAATCTTATTTTCAGTTCCGCTTGTTCAGTGCCACCTCCTAAGACCGGCTCTGAAAATAGGTTTGGACTCGGCTCAGGAAAGCATTCTGTAGTAGTGTATGCGTCCACAATTTGATTCATTATTATATTTGTAAGTTAAAAAAAATAATTTGATGTGTTGGTTGCCAACTATCTCTAAAGTTTATCAAATGTGTTATTTTGGCGTGTTATCTTCACCCAACTATATAACCAGTCTTTCCCATCTCTTTGATGCCTTTTAACATGCGGCTAAGTGCCGCCGCCTAGAAACGAAAGGAAAACATGACGGGAAGATAATAAAATAAAATTAGAGATGCAACTCTAATCTTTATTATAGCAGGTCCGAATGGATAACTTACATGTACAGAGTATTAAAGTAACAGAGAATCCAACATCTATATGCATGTTCCAAAACCATGCACGCACGCTAACCTTTTGATAAGCCACTTAATTGTTTTCAAACAAGTCCCGCATCCAGCATGCTGTGTACGGGAATACGCTTTCCAAGCCCGTTATATGAAAGGTGCCCAACTCTTGAACCTTTGAGGTATTCAAATGATAAGATACGACTCCGACTCCTGATGATACATCAAAGAAGGCAATCTCTTTGTAAGGATGAAATCCATGGAAAACATTACCAAAACTCCAGTTTGTTGTAGTGGCCTGCTTGTTATCTGTGATCTCTAGGACCATACCATCGTCGAAGTCCCATCCATCGAGTTGGTCTTGCGCAGGTGCTTCATCCTTGGTATTAAAGTCGTCAACGGTCGTCCATGGTTTGCTATATTTATTAGCAAATTGAAGATGAGGAATATCTTCAAGGGATTGAAGGTTGATGTTACTCTTCAATACCCACTCCATCTGACCGCAAAGTTCATTAAGCAACCAAACTCGACATTGTGGGCAACTAACACCATCCTGTCGAAGTAGCGCAGAGTAGACCCCTTTTTCTGATTTTCCCAAGTAAGAGAGATCATATTCACCAAGTCTGGTCCTTGATACAGGCGATTTAATCATTTGGTACTTGTCACCTGATAAGGTTATTCTGCAAATATATAATGGGATATGAATTATATGATCGAAGAGAGTCGATCGAGTAATAATAATTAAttaatgatatatatatatatacatatacataatGGAGAGTAGAGATACCTAATTACAGAATCGTTTCGACAACGCACATAGAGTGCTCCCTGAAAATAGACCCCCTGGCCGTCCAGGCTTCCGCCGGAGTCCCGCCACATCATATCGGCGATGGTTCCGGCAGGATCCCCTTGGCGGACAAAGGACCTCTCCTCCCACCTCCATTTCCTCGAGGAGAAGACGTGTGTTGTGTATGGCGACGGTGGCCAGTACTGATCTGCTGAGTAGTCTGCTGACAGATGTTGGgtttcgtcgtcgtcgtcgtcgtcttctccGTGGTTGATGGCATGTAACATGGGGATGAGAAATACCTCGTAGTGCTGCGGCGACACCATGGGATCGTAGACAATCAGCTGATTGTCAACATGTAGAAGCAGCTGATCGTCGACACGAGAAAATaataatgatgatgatgatgatgggaAGGCAGGCAAGGTGGCCCATTGTCGTGTGGCAGGGTTGACCACCATCTGCTGCCCAAGTAGAAGCAGACCATTACAGTGGTCCTCGATGCTCATGTAGCCGAGGGTGTCGTAGATGTCGTCGAGGCAGGTGGTGATTCGGCGCATTGTCGATGGGGGTGCGAAGAAAGATGGGCGGTCTTGGAGGTGGTTGGGGTTGCAGAAGAAGCCGTCGAGCTGGAGAGGGAGGAGGTCGACGCGGAGCATACGTCGGGCGTCGATGATGGAGCACCACTGCTTGCGGACGCAGCGTGACGCGGCAAGGCTTCTaggcgggaggcggcggaggacgtCGGCGAGCATGTCGtcaggcagcagcagcaccgccgccgatgATCCACCATCATCATCCTCATCCTGCTGGTTGCCGCTGCCGGCAGCCTGGTCGGGCTCGTCGAGGAAGGGGTCCTCCGGGACGCGGAACGCGCCGTGCGCGCAGACGACGGCGGCGCCGAGGGCCAGCGCGGAGAACATGAGCGAGCCGACGGAGGTGAGGAAGACGACGAAGGCGGAGGATGCGATGAGGCCCCCGAGCACCTCCCTGTCGGAGAAGGTGCGTCCgaaggcggcgagcggcggcgcgtcggCGGGGAGGAGCATGTAGAGGAGGCACCAGGCGGCGAGCAGGGCGAGGAGCGCCGCGAGGGAGAAGGGGTGGgcgaggagcgcggcggcgagggagagcgcgacgacggcggcgtAGTTGGCGCGGAAGTAGGCGAGGTTCTTGCGGAGGCGGGAGGTGGCGTCGGAGAGGGTGTCCGGGCGGGAGAGCGCGGAGCGGTCGACGAGCTCGGCCCAGCGGCGGGCGCCGGAGAGCGCGCGCCTGGCGGAGTCGAGGAGGCGGGAGACGAaggcgcgcgccgcggcggggttggcgtcggcggcggcgacgtcggCGGAGGAGACGGCGGTGGGGATGGGGGAGGGGGATGGTGTTGCCGCCGGGACGACGGAGGTGGGGAGGGGCGGAGGGGAAGCCGCGGCCATGGTGTCTCTGTGCGGCCGGGTTTGGCGGATCTGAGAGCGGGGCGGGGAGGGGTGATGGCTCCAGATGAATACAAAGGGCAAATATTTTGGATCTTTGGAAGCTTCTTTATTGTTAGATCTcattcaaaattggtgatcaCTTAACAATCAACGCAAAGGTTGTGCAAATTTTCCATAGTTTTAGAGATTTATAGAATCTTGTTTCAAAGCTGCGAACGACTTCCTTAGAGAAGGAAACGCCATAGGGTTGCTAACAAAAGCAACAGAGCTGTTGATGCAACGAACAACAATGGTTAGGTAGAGACGCAATGTGATGTGATGTACTATTACAATATtacaaattcatcaacaataAGAAACAAACGAAGGGTTGGACAGGAGAGGGGCTCTCTATTTCAGCAGGTTATGCAGCAGAACACAGGTAGCTCAAGCATCAGTGCCTACAACTGCAACGCATCTTCTTCCCTCTTTTTCAAAACCAAGCAAGCACCATGTCCTTGGTTCTGGAAGAAACTGGCAACATGCCAGCAAAGTTCGTGCGCCATCCATACTTGAGGTGCAAAACTCCCTCCCCTTGCATTTTTCATTTATCCCTtgattttccttttttttcttttaatcCAACAGTATACTGTACTAAGCTTTAAGCATGCAAATCACAACAGCAAAGAGTACCCTTTGCAAGTTTACTTTACCAGCCATCATCCCCTATCAAACAGAACAAGATAGACAGAATCATTTTAACCTTACCATACCCAACCCAAAGGACCAACCAAGATAACCAAGTTTGTGCAAGCCAACACAGCACAGCACAAATATGCTAGGTTGCATTGAACAAGTCTGTGCCCCAGTTCCACGTGACAGTTTTCACTTCAGTTCAGCACAAATTAACTGGTATCTTACAACAGTGTCCTTATTAGGTCATTATGCAATGGACAAGACATTAGGGAACATGATCTTCCTTCACTGGAGCGGTGGAGCCACACCCATGGACCTCGAATCTAGAAGGTGGAGTCATTCCAACCAAAGTCCGAGCGCTGCATCATCGCATAATACTCAAAATTACCATGGTGCTAAGACATCGCTAGAATAAAGACACAAACACCATCTACATAAGCAAGCAGGAAAGGAAACATATGCAGAGCTAGGGATATGGCATGAAAGGTGAAACAACAGATGTTTATTTACATGATCTATTATTGATGCAAAGCATGCAAAGAGCAGGATGAGCCTAAAAACAACAAAATTGAAATGAGAACTAG
The Panicum hallii strain FIL2 chromosome 6, PHallii_v3.1, whole genome shotgun sequence genome window above contains:
- the LOC112898208 gene encoding uncharacterized protein LOC112898208; translated protein: MAATSPTATRPVAAALIRVPRPGINRVSSPCCHSRPRPRRATPWWSRPRCSRKEKPVVTDVVEEEAPRGPETQREDEEEAEAGSLRGVLGWLRLDGVAADIISIAVPAVLALAADPITALVDTAFVGHIGSAELAAVGASASVFNLVSKLFNVPLLNVTTSFVAEQQAVDANSSNTTGQRDESLTPQKGSQQRKVLPAVSTSLALAAGIGLLEMAALIVGSGTLMNIIGIPVDSPMRAPAEQFLMFRAYGAPPIIVALAAQGAFRGFLDTKTPLYAVGAGNLLNAILDAVLIFPLGLGVSGAALATVSSEYLTAFILLCKLNNEVDLFSWNIIGDGVIRYLKSGGLLIGRTIAVFLTLTLSTSLATREGPVPMAGYEICLQVWLTISLLNDALALAGQALLASEYAKGNYKQARMVVYRILQVGGVTGVVLAATLLVGFGSLSLLFTDDPAVLDVAQSGVWFVTISQPVNAIAFVADGLYYGVSDFAYAAYSTIFAGAFSSVFLLIAAPNFGLGGIWAGLTLFMSLRAIAGFWRLGSKGGPWEIIWSEKASKDPKYLPFVFIWSHHPSPPRSQIRQTRPHRDTMAAASPPPLPTSVVPAATPSPSPIPTAVSSADVAAADANPAAARAFVSRLLDSARRALSGARRWAELVDRSALSRPDTLSDATSRLRKNLAYFRANYAAVVALSLAAALLAHPFSLAALLALLAAWCLLYMLLPADAPPLAAFGRTFSDREVLGGLIASSAFVVFLTSVGSLMFSALALGAAVVCAHGAFRVPEDPFLDEPDQAAGSGNQQDEDDDGGSSAAVLLLPDDMLADVLRRLPPRSLAASRCVRKQWCSIIDARRMLRVDLLPLQLDGFFCNPNHLQDRPSFFAPPSTMRRITTCLDDIYDTLGYMSIEDHCNGLLLLGQQMVVNPATRQWATLPAFPSSSSSLLFSRVDDQLLLHVDNQLIVYDPMVSPQHYEVFLIPMLHAINHGEDDDDDDETQHLSADYSADQYWPPSPYTTHVFSSRKWRWEERSFVRQGDPAGTIADMMWRDSGGSLDGQGVYFQGALYVRCRNDSVIRITLSGDKYQMIKSPVSRTRLGEYDLSYLGKSEKGVYSALLRQDGVSCPQCRVWLLNELCGQMEWVLKSNINLQSLEDIPHLQFANKYSKPWTTVDDFNTKDEAPAQDQLDGWDFDDGMVLEITDNKQATTTNWSFGNVFHGFHPYKEIAFFDVSSGVGVVSYHLNTSKVQELGTFHITGLESVFPYTACWMRDLFENN